One Sanguibacter keddieii DSM 10542 genomic window carries:
- a CDS encoding glycosyltransferase family 4 protein codes for MSAGSVAQGGAEGRPLTVGLVIDDSLDRPDGVQQHVLTLGEWLSAQGHTVHYLTSTTVRTDRPRMHSLAKNLRLRFNGNRLGVPLPAPAAGITTLLDEVDFDVLHVNMPYSPLLAGRVVSRARAGTTVVGTFHILPWTWLTRWGARGLGLVQRRQLRRFSRVIAVSTPAAAFAAEALRVEPVVIGNPVDVTRFTRARDAELARWEPSDADPVRIVFLGRLVERKGAGELLRAVARARSLTQVPVEVVVGGTGPLREELESYVATAGLEGVSFIGFVDEDDKAALLAGADVVALPSTGGESFGISVVEALAASRGVVLAGDNPGYRTVMEGLEDQLVDATDTETFAALLARHVGDAAARTAASARQVEHAGRFDVDVIGAQVVEVYRA; via the coding sequence ATGAGCGCGGGCAGCGTCGCACAGGGGGGCGCAGAGGGCCGTCCGCTGACCGTCGGGCTGGTCATCGACGACTCCCTCGACCGGCCCGACGGCGTGCAGCAGCACGTGCTCACCCTGGGGGAGTGGCTGAGCGCGCAGGGGCACACGGTCCACTACCTCACGAGCACCACGGTCCGCACGGACCGGCCGCGCATGCACTCGCTCGCCAAGAACCTGCGGCTGCGCTTCAACGGCAACCGGCTCGGCGTTCCGCTGCCCGCTCCGGCCGCCGGGATCACGACGCTGCTCGACGAGGTCGACTTCGACGTGCTGCACGTCAACATGCCCTACAGCCCGCTGCTCGCCGGGCGTGTGGTGAGCCGGGCGCGGGCCGGGACGACGGTCGTGGGGACCTTCCACATCCTGCCGTGGACCTGGCTCACCCGGTGGGGCGCACGCGGTCTCGGACTGGTGCAGCGGCGCCAGCTGCGACGGTTCTCCCGGGTGATCGCGGTGTCCACGCCGGCCGCGGCCTTCGCGGCCGAGGCGCTGCGCGTCGAGCCGGTGGTCATCGGCAACCCCGTCGACGTCACCCGGTTCACCCGGGCGCGCGACGCCGAGCTCGCCCGCTGGGAGCCGTCCGACGCCGACCCGGTGCGCATCGTGTTCCTCGGGCGGCTCGTCGAGCGCAAGGGAGCCGGCGAGCTGCTGCGCGCGGTGGCCCGCGCACGGTCGCTCACCCAGGTCCCCGTCGAGGTGGTGGTCGGCGGCACCGGACCGCTCCGTGAGGAGCTCGAGTCCTACGTCGCGACCGCCGGGCTCGAGGGCGTGAGCTTCATCGGCTTCGTCGACGAGGACGACAAGGCGGCGCTGCTGGCCGGCGCCGACGTGGTCGCCCTCCCGTCGACGGGCGGTGAGAGCTTCGGCATCAGCGTCGTCGAGGCCCTCGCGGCCAGCCGCGGCGTGGTCCTCGCCGGGGACAACCCCGGCTACCGGACGGTGATGGAGGGGCTCGAGGACCAGCTCGTCGACGCGACCGACACCGAGACCTTCGCCGCGCTCCTCGCCCGCCACGTCGGCGACGCGGCGGCGCGGACCGCGGCGAGCGCCCGGCAGGTCGAGCACGCCGGCCGCTTCGACGTCGACGTCATCGGCGCGCAGGTCGTCGAGGTCTACCGGGCGTAG
- a CDS encoding PspC domain-containing protein — protein MSADWSESGQTQTPAPTPTPTQRFFAWTRRLGIVRPAGGRVLGGVAAALAQKVGIGAGWMRLILVGLVLFVGLSLWFYAIAWALLPDERTGTIPLERWIS, from the coding sequence ATGAGCGCAGACTGGTCCGAGAGCGGACAGACCCAGACCCCAGCACCCACCCCGACCCCCACCCAGCGGTTCTTCGCCTGGACCCGCCGGCTCGGCATCGTCCGGCCCGCCGGCGGGCGCGTCCTCGGCGGCGTCGCCGCGGCCCTCGCGCAGAAGGTGGGCATCGGCGCGGGGTGGATGCGCCTGATCCTCGTCGGCCTGGTGCTGTTCGTCGGGCTGAGCCTCTGGTTCTACGCGATCGCGTGGGCGCTGCTCCCCGACGAGCGCACCGGCACCATCCCGCTCGAGCGCTGGATCAGCTGA